In Carya illinoinensis cultivar Pawnee chromosome 10, C.illinoinensisPawnee_v1, whole genome shotgun sequence, one DNA window encodes the following:
- the LOC122278031 gene encoding putative serine/threonine-protein kinase isoform X1 — protein sequence MSASNACRLDHLSRLKKRRFFLLNYSMKIPCINCFSSVSATDNGRHDDQSLENFRVFACNELKSATDGFHPSNKIGEGGFGSVYKGRLRDGSLVAVKVLSIELDSMRGEREFIAEIASLSDIRHENLVTLRGCCVDGANRYVVYDYMENNSLAHTLLGGEQNRMRFSWKSRRDVALGVARALAYLLEEVQPHIIHRDIKASNILLDRNFTPKVSDFGLAKLLSDTNTHVSTRVAGTLGYLAPEYAISGHLTRKSDVYSFGVLLLEIVSGRPVVNFGLDYREQFLVQKAWESYKAKELVNLVDPTLKMNFPEEEAVRFFKVGLLCAQETVKHRPRMSMVVKMLNNEMDMKNVKISQPGLIADFMNIRMRQAPLSEGSSSSFGTTMGTSASLGR from the exons atgagCGCTTCGAATGCTTGCAGATTAGACCATCTTTCAAgacttaaaaaaagaagattttttttgttgaattacAGCATGAAGATCCCTTGCatcaattgcttctcttcagtATCAGCAACGGACAACGGCAGACACG ATGATCAAAGTCTAGAGAATTTCCGCGTGTTCGCTTGCAACGAACTTAAATCTGCCACCGATGGCTTCCATCCCTCGAACAAGATTGGAGAAGGCGGCTTTGGATCTGTCTACAAG GGCCGGCTGCGAGATGGCTCCCTCGTGGCTGTAAAAGTTTTGTccatcgaactcgactcgatgCGAGGCGAGAGAGAGTTTATAGCTGAAATAGCGTCACTTTCCGACATCAGACACGAGAATCTCGTTACCCTTCGAGGCTGTTGTGTTGATGGAGCTAATAGATACGTAGTCTACGATTACATGGAAAACAACAGCCTTGCCCACACCTTACTTG GCGGAGAGCAGAACAGAATGAGATTTAGTTGGAAATCAAGGCGGGATGTTGCGTTAGGAGTGGCTCGTGCACTTGCCTACCTCCTTGAGGAGGTTCAGCCCCATATTATCCATAGAGATATCAAGGCCAGCAACATACTTCTTGACAGAAATTTTACCCCAAAAGTTTCAGATTTCGGCCTGGCAAAGCTGCTTTCCGACACCAATACCCATGTTAGTACTCGTGTTGCCGGAACATT AGGCTATCTTGCTCCAGAATATGCCATCAGCGGACACTTGACTCGAAAATCAGATGTCTACAGCTTCGGGGTGCTGCTCTTGGAAATTGTCAGCGGCCGGCCCGTCGTGAATTTTGGCCTGGACTATAGGGAACAGTTCCTAGTTCAGAAG GCATGGGAATCCTACAAGGCTAAAGAGCTTGTAAACTTGGTGGATCCGACCCTTAAGATGAATTTCCCGGAGGAAGAAGCTGTCCGATTCTTTAAGGTTGGCCTACTTTGTGCTCAGGAAACCGTAAAGCACCGGCCACGAATGTCAATGGTCGTTAAGATGTTGAACAATGAAATGGACATGAAAAATGTCAAGATTTCACAACCTGGACTTATTGCTGATTTCATGAATATCAGAATGCGCCAAGCCCCTTTATCTGAGGGCTCAAGTTCCTCTTTTGGGACAACCATGGGGACTTCAGCCAGTCTTGGCCGATGA
- the LOC122278031 gene encoding putative serine/threonine-protein kinase isoform X2 has translation MKIPCINCFSSVSATDNGRHDDQSLENFRVFACNELKSATDGFHPSNKIGEGGFGSVYKGRLRDGSLVAVKVLSIELDSMRGEREFIAEIASLSDIRHENLVTLRGCCVDGANRYVVYDYMENNSLAHTLLGGEQNRMRFSWKSRRDVALGVARALAYLLEEVQPHIIHRDIKASNILLDRNFTPKVSDFGLAKLLSDTNTHVSTRVAGTLGYLAPEYAISGHLTRKSDVYSFGVLLLEIVSGRPVVNFGLDYREQFLVQKAWESYKAKELVNLVDPTLKMNFPEEEAVRFFKVGLLCAQETVKHRPRMSMVVKMLNNEMDMKNVKISQPGLIADFMNIRMRQAPLSEGSSSSFGTTMGTSASLGR, from the exons ATGAAGATCCCTTGCatcaattgcttctcttcagtATCAGCAACGGACAACGGCAGACACG ATGATCAAAGTCTAGAGAATTTCCGCGTGTTCGCTTGCAACGAACTTAAATCTGCCACCGATGGCTTCCATCCCTCGAACAAGATTGGAGAAGGCGGCTTTGGATCTGTCTACAAG GGCCGGCTGCGAGATGGCTCCCTCGTGGCTGTAAAAGTTTTGTccatcgaactcgactcgatgCGAGGCGAGAGAGAGTTTATAGCTGAAATAGCGTCACTTTCCGACATCAGACACGAGAATCTCGTTACCCTTCGAGGCTGTTGTGTTGATGGAGCTAATAGATACGTAGTCTACGATTACATGGAAAACAACAGCCTTGCCCACACCTTACTTG GCGGAGAGCAGAACAGAATGAGATTTAGTTGGAAATCAAGGCGGGATGTTGCGTTAGGAGTGGCTCGTGCACTTGCCTACCTCCTTGAGGAGGTTCAGCCCCATATTATCCATAGAGATATCAAGGCCAGCAACATACTTCTTGACAGAAATTTTACCCCAAAAGTTTCAGATTTCGGCCTGGCAAAGCTGCTTTCCGACACCAATACCCATGTTAGTACTCGTGTTGCCGGAACATT AGGCTATCTTGCTCCAGAATATGCCATCAGCGGACACTTGACTCGAAAATCAGATGTCTACAGCTTCGGGGTGCTGCTCTTGGAAATTGTCAGCGGCCGGCCCGTCGTGAATTTTGGCCTGGACTATAGGGAACAGTTCCTAGTTCAGAAG GCATGGGAATCCTACAAGGCTAAAGAGCTTGTAAACTTGGTGGATCCGACCCTTAAGATGAATTTCCCGGAGGAAGAAGCTGTCCGATTCTTTAAGGTTGGCCTACTTTGTGCTCAGGAAACCGTAAAGCACCGGCCACGAATGTCAATGGTCGTTAAGATGTTGAACAATGAAATGGACATGAAAAATGTCAAGATTTCACAACCTGGACTTATTGCTGATTTCATGAATATCAGAATGCGCCAAGCCCCTTTATCTGAGGGCTCAAGTTCCTCTTTTGGGACAACCATGGGGACTTCAGCCAGTCTTGGCCGATGA